The region CGCAAGCCCGCCCGCAACTGCGGCCGTCAGGCGCCGGCGCCGTGCGCTCCGCCCGGCCTCGGGTGCGTCGGGGGCGGGTGTTGCCGGAGTGAATTGGCCGGACGCGGCCGGGGGGACGCCGTCGGCCGGAGCTATCAGCGTCGGCGCGGTGAACGGGGCCGTGGCCGCCATCGTCGGGGCGGAGTTGCCGGCGGGAGCACGCTGCGCGAGGGTGCCTGCGGCGGCCGCGACCTCGGCGGCCGCCGGGCGCTGTGCGGCATTCGGATGCAGCATCCCTGTCAGGAGATCGATCCAGGGCTCACCCAGGGAGGTGGGGATCTCGGGTCGGCGCCCCACGCGGGCCACCGCGGCGGCGATGCCTCCGCCCTGTGGATGCACGCGCTCGCCGGTGAGCGCCTCGAGAAACACGAGACCCAGGGAGTAGATGTCGGCCGCGGGGGTGGGCGGGTCACCGCGGAGCTGTTCGGGCGACAAGTACGCCAGCGTGCCGATCACCAGACCCGGCGAGGTCATCCGTGAGGTGTCGAGCAAGTAGGCGATGCCGAAGTCGGCGAGCTTGGCGCGCGGGCGCGCGCCCGCGATCTGCGGAGGACTCAGCAGCACATTGGATGGTTTGATGTCGCGGTGCACGACACCGGCTGCGTGCACGACGTGCAGGGCCTCGGCGAGCTCGGCTCCGAGATGACCGACGACGTCGGGAGGCAGTGGCCCGCCCGAGGCCAGTCGAGAGGCGAGAGTCGGCCCGTCGATGAACTCCATCGCGAGGTACTCAGGCTGACCGGGCACGAGGCGGGCGTCGAAAAGGGTGACGAGCGACGGATGGTTCAACGAGGCGAGCACCGTCATCTCGCTGCGCGCGCGCTCCGTCGAAGCGTCGTCCGTGCCGGGCCGGATGAGCTTGATCGCTACCGTGCGGCCGAGCAGCACGTCTTCCGCGCGGTAGACGCGGGCCATGCCGCCCTCACCGACGCACTCGCCCAGCCAATAGCGGCCGTCGAGCAGCGGCGCCGTATCGTCGGCGTTCGCATCTGTCATCGGTACCTCCTCGACGCGGACCGAGCCCGCGACGGCCTTTACGACGGTAGTCGCTGCCCACGGATCGCGGCATGCCCTTGACGGTTCTGCACAGCCGTGAGAATGCCGACGCGAACCCGCCGTCCCGCCCGACACCCTGTGACAGGCGGCTCAGGTGATGGAGATCAGGGATCTCTGCCAGCCTGATGAGCCGTCGGGTGCGATCGGGGCTGGCTCTTCGAGCTGCAGCTCGCCGTTCTTGTTGATCGCTCGCACCGAGACGTAGTGCGTGCCTGGAACGGCATCCCATTCCAGAACCCACTGCACCCACGTGTCGTCGTTGATCGGGGTCGAGAGCGTCGCCTGCTGCCAGTCGCCGTCGTCGATGCTGACCTCGACCGCCTGGATGCCGACCGACTGTGCCCATGCCACACCCGCGATCGGGATGCGGCCGGCCGGGACGGACTTGCCGAGCTTGGGGGTGTCGATGCGCGAAGAGAACTTGATCGGCGCCTCGGCGCTGTACCCGCGCGGCGTCCAGTACGCCTCGTCCTTCTCGAATGTGGTGACCGTGAGCTGGGTCAGCCACTTCGTCGCCGACACGTAGCCGTACAGGCCCGGCACGACCATGCGCACGGGGAATCCATG is a window of Microbacterium terrae DNA encoding:
- a CDS encoding serine/threonine-protein kinase, with product MTDANADDTAPLLDGRYWLGECVGEGGMARVYRAEDVLLGRTVAIKLIRPGTDDASTERARSEMTVLASLNHPSLVTLFDARLVPGQPEYLAMEFIDGPTLASRLASGGPLPPDVVGHLGAELAEALHVVHAAGVVHRDIKPSNVLLSPPQIAGARPRAKLADFGIAYLLDTSRMTSPGLVIGTLAYLSPEQLRGDPPTPAADIYSLGLVFLEALTGERVHPQGGGIAAAVARVGRRPEIPTSLGEPWIDLLTGMLHPNAAQRPAAAEVAAAAGTLAQRAPAGNSAPTMAATAPFTAPTLIAPADGVPPAASGQFTPATPAPDAPEAGRSARRRRLTAAVAGGLAGAAVLIGAAFGIAALNQPQPAPVATTPAAPNPSDAPPTQVSTGTGGAGEDSNLTEEQRKQAEQEQKKLEQEQRQQAKEEEKRLKEEQRKNEDD